A window of the Citrus sinensis cultivar Valencia sweet orange chromosome 9, DVS_A1.0, whole genome shotgun sequence genome harbors these coding sequences:
- the LOC102610884 gene encoding purple acid phosphatase 18 isoform X1 — MELKFVLTAFVFISATVTTAEYIRPQPRRTLEFPWDPKPSSHPQQVHISLAGDSHMRVTWITDDESSPSVVEYGTSPGGYNCGAEGESTSYRYLFYRSGKIHHTVIGPLEHDTVYFYRCGRQGPEFEFKTPPAQFPITFAVAGDLGQTGWTKSTLDHIGQCKYDVHLLPGDLSYADYMQHRWDTFGELVQPLASARPWMVTQGNHEKESIPLIMDAFQSYNARWKMPFEESGSNSNLYYSFDVAGAHLIMLGSYADYDEYSDQYRWLKDDLSKVDRKKTPWLLVLLHVPWYNSNEAHQGEGDGMMAIMEPLVYAASVDLVLAGHVHAYERSIRVNNGKPDPCGAVYITIGDGGNKEGLAQKYKNPQPDWSVFREASFGHGELKIVNSTHAFWSWHRNDDDEPVRSDQLWITSLVSSGCVAEKSRELRKILMSP, encoded by the exons ATGGAACTAAAATTTGTCTTAACAGCCTTTGTGTTCATCTCAGCAACTGTAACGACTGCCGAATACATCAGGCCTCAGCCTCGTCGAACACTTGAGTTTCCATGGGACCCCAAACCATCTTCTCATCCTCAGCAG GTTCACATCTCTCTGGCAGGAGACAGCCACATGCGAGTGACATGGATCACCGATGATGAATCCTCTCCTTCTGTTGTTGAATATGGAACATCACCTGGGGGGTACAATTGTGGAGCTGAAGGAGAGAGCACATCTTATAGATACCTATTTTATAGGTCGGGAAAGATACACCACACTGTCATTGGGCCTCTGGAGCATGACACTGTTTACTTTTACCGCTGTGGTCGACAAGGTCCTGAGTTTGAGTTCAAGACCCCTCCTGCACAGTTTCCAATTACTTTTGCTGTGGCAGGGGATTTGGGTCAAACTGGCTGGACTAAATCAACACTGGACCATATTGGCCAATGCAAATATGATGTACATCTGCTGCCAGGAGACCTTTCTTATGCTGATTATATGCAGCACAGGTGGGATACCTTTGGTGAGCTGGTGCAGCCACTTGCAAGTGCAAGGCCATGGATGGTAACTCAAGGGAACCATGAAAAGGAGAGCATACCACTAATTATGGATGCATTTCAGTCCTACAATGCCAGGTGGAAGATGCCATTTGAGGAGAGTGGATCCAACTCAAATCTTTATTATTCTTTCGACGTTGCAGGGGCTCATTTAATAATGCTTGGTTCGTATGCAGATTATGATGAGTACTCAGATCAATAcagatggttgaag GATGATCTTTCAAAAGTGGACCGCAAAAAGACTCCCTGGCTACTTGTTCTGTTACATGTGCCATGGTATAACAGTAATGAAGCACATCAAGGTGAAGGAGATGGGATGATGGCCATCATGGAGCCATTGGTCTATGCTGCTAGCGTGGATTTAGTGCTTGCTGGCCATGTGCATGCTTATGAAAGATCG ATACGTGTTAACAATGGAAAACCAGATCCTTGTGGTGCGGTCTACATAACTATTGGAGATGGAGGGAACAAAGAAGGTTTAGCACAAAA GTACAAAAACCCACAGCCTGACTGGTCAGTATTCCGTGAAGCAAGCTTTGGTCATGGGGAGCTCAAGATAGTGAATTCAACTCATGCATTCTGGAGCTGGCACaggaatgatgatgatgagccTGTAAGGTCTGATCAGCTGTGGATAACCTCTTTGGTAAGTTCAGGCTGTGTTGCTGAGAAGAGTCGTGAACTAAGAAAAATACTCATGTCACCATAG
- the LOC102610884 gene encoding purple acid phosphatase 18 isoform X2 — translation MELKFVLTAFVFISATVTTAEYIRPQPRRTLEFPWDPKPSSHPQQVHISLAGDSHMRVTWITDDESSPSVVEYGTSPGGYNCGAEGESTSYRYLFYRSGKIHHTVIGPLEHDTVYFYRCGRQGPEFEFKTPPAQFPITFAVAGDLGQTGWTKSTLDHIGQCKYDVHLLPGDLSYADYMQHRWDTFGELVQPLASARPWMVTQGNHEKESIPLIMDAFQSYNARWKMPFEESGSNSNLYYSFDVAGAHLIMLGSYADYDEYSDQYRWLKDDLSKVDRKKTPWLLVLLHVPWYNSNEAHQGEGDGMMAIMEPLVYAASVDLVLAGHVHAYERSIRVNNGKPDPCGAVYITIGDGGNKEGLAQNICFMN, via the exons ATGGAACTAAAATTTGTCTTAACAGCCTTTGTGTTCATCTCAGCAACTGTAACGACTGCCGAATACATCAGGCCTCAGCCTCGTCGAACACTTGAGTTTCCATGGGACCCCAAACCATCTTCTCATCCTCAGCAG GTTCACATCTCTCTGGCAGGAGACAGCCACATGCGAGTGACATGGATCACCGATGATGAATCCTCTCCTTCTGTTGTTGAATATGGAACATCACCTGGGGGGTACAATTGTGGAGCTGAAGGAGAGAGCACATCTTATAGATACCTATTTTATAGGTCGGGAAAGATACACCACACTGTCATTGGGCCTCTGGAGCATGACACTGTTTACTTTTACCGCTGTGGTCGACAAGGTCCTGAGTTTGAGTTCAAGACCCCTCCTGCACAGTTTCCAATTACTTTTGCTGTGGCAGGGGATTTGGGTCAAACTGGCTGGACTAAATCAACACTGGACCATATTGGCCAATGCAAATATGATGTACATCTGCTGCCAGGAGACCTTTCTTATGCTGATTATATGCAGCACAGGTGGGATACCTTTGGTGAGCTGGTGCAGCCACTTGCAAGTGCAAGGCCATGGATGGTAACTCAAGGGAACCATGAAAAGGAGAGCATACCACTAATTATGGATGCATTTCAGTCCTACAATGCCAGGTGGAAGATGCCATTTGAGGAGAGTGGATCCAACTCAAATCTTTATTATTCTTTCGACGTTGCAGGGGCTCATTTAATAATGCTTGGTTCGTATGCAGATTATGATGAGTACTCAGATCAATAcagatggttgaag GATGATCTTTCAAAAGTGGACCGCAAAAAGACTCCCTGGCTACTTGTTCTGTTACATGTGCCATGGTATAACAGTAATGAAGCACATCAAGGTGAAGGAGATGGGATGATGGCCATCATGGAGCCATTGGTCTATGCTGCTAGCGTGGATTTAGTGCTTGCTGGCCATGTGCATGCTTATGAAAGATCG ATACGTGTTAACAATGGAAAACCAGATCCTTGTGGTGCGGTCTACATAACTATTGGAGATGGAGGGAACAAAGAAGGTTTAGCACAAAA CATCTGTTTCATGAATTGA